GCAGGCGCTGCGGCTGCGGGCGCCGGCTCCGGAGCCGGATCGGCCGCGCCTCCCATGAGCGTTGCGACCATTTCTTTCGCGAACGAAATCGGCAGCAGCTGCATGATGGTCGAGTCGATCAGATCGCCGATTTTGAGGCGGAACGAGATTTTTATGAATTTATCGTCCGGCGGCAGGCTGTCGACGCCTTCGCCGTTCGTAACGTTCAAAATGTCGATTCCCGGCGGGGAGATGTTGACGAAGCGGTTGAAAATCGTCGACATCGACGTCGCGGACGATCCCATCATCTGGTTCATCGCTTCCTGCACGGCGCTGATATGGATTTCGTTCAGCTCCGAATCGCCGGGTACCCCTTCCCCGCCGAGCATCAGGTCGGCAATGATTTGCGCGTCCTGCGTTTTGATCACCAGCGAATTGATGCCCTGAAATCCGTCGACATACCGGACGGATACGGCGACATGCGGCCTCGGAAATTCCTCATCGAGCTCTTTGCGGTGAATGAGCGAGACCGTCGGCGTCGTAATGTCGACCTTCTTGCCGAGCAGCGTCGATAACGCCGTTGCGGCGCTTCCGAACGTAATGTTGCCGATTTCACCGAGCGCATCCTGCTCGATCGGGCTTAAAAAATCCGAAAGCATGTCCTGTCCCTGCGGCTTGCCCGCCTCGTCCGAAGATTGACGCAGAAGGGCGTCGATCTCTTCCTGTGACAAGTAGTCTTTACTCGTCATAATCTTCCTCCACTCCTTCGCTTACAACCTCGTCGATTTGAACGGCCATCCGTTCCTTCACGGAGCCCGGACTCCCGATATATTTCAGCTTGTCCCCCACCTTGATGTCGAGGCCGGAACCGATCGGCTTGTTCAGCGCGATCACGTCCCCTGCCGAGAGGCCGAGAAATTCGCGGATCGTAATGCTGGATTGGCCCAGCTCGCAAACGACCTGCAGCTTCGCTTTGCTGACGCGCTGCTTCAGCACTTCCATTTCCTCCGGCGCGCGCGTTTTTTTCTGCGATACGAACCAGTGGTGCACCGAGAGGCGCGGCATGACCGGCTCGATGACCACATGCGGAATGCACAGGTTGATCATCCCCGTCGTATCGCCGATTTTCGTGCTGAGCGAAATGAGTGCGATCGTTTCGTTCGGCGAGACGATCTGCATGAATTGCGGATTCGTCTCGAGCGCTTCCAGCCGCGGCGAGATGTCGATAATCGTTTTCCATGCTTCCTGCAGGCTTTCGAACGCCCGGCTGAAAATGCGTTCCATAATCATCGTTTCGATTTCCGTCAGCGCATTGATTTTCGAAGGCGCCGTCCCCTGTCCCCCCAGCATGCGGTCCACCATCGCGAAGGCCACATTGGGATGAACCTCAAGCACCATACGGCCTTCCAGCGGCTCCGCTTCGAAAATGTTCAGGATGGTCATTTTCGGAATGGAACGGATAAATTCATCGTAGGGCAGCTGCTCCACCTGAACGACGTTGATCTGGACGAAGGTGCGAAGCTGCGCCGAAAAATAGGTGGTCAAATACCGCGCAAAGTTTTCATGAATCCGGGTCAGGCTGCGGATATGATCCTTCGAAAACCGGACCGCGCGCTTGAACTCGTACGAACGAATCTTCCGCTGCGTCTCTTCTTTTTTCAGCTCCTCGGCGTCCATCTCTCCGGACGACAGCGCAGCCAGCAGCGCATCAATCTCGTTTTGCGACAAAACGTCAACCAATTCCCTCACCCCCTTCGAAAAATGCGGCGGCCTTCCGTTTCATTAAAGAGGCGTAACGATCAGATTCGTCAGTTCGACATTGACCAGCTTGCCGCCGTCGGTCAGCACCGGATTGATCAGGTTGAGCAGCTTCGCACACAGTTCGTCCTGCCCGTGCGAGCCTTTAATATCCTCCGGCTTCAAATCCGCAAGCGTCCGCAAAATGATCGGCGTGATCTGAATGTCCTTGATTTTGTCAAAATCCGCTTTGGTCGATTTCTTGTCCAGCTGAAACGCTAAGCTCAGGACGGCGATATAATCCGTGTCCGCCAGGTTCGTTTTAATATCGGACAGCTCGCTCGTGAGCGCGACGCGCTCGTCCGCGCTCAGCTGCTCCGCCTTCACCGAAGCGGCTTCGCCCGCTGCTTTGTCCGCGGCGTTCTTCGGATCGTCGCCGCCCAGCATCGACTTGTAGAGGATAACCGCCACAACCGCAATCAGCGTAATCGCGAGCAAAATGGTCATCAGCCACGGGAGCATCCTTCTCATGATGATTGTTCCTCCGTTTCGCCGCTTTTGGAGCTGGCCGCATAAACGCCGATCGTGCGAAGATAACGCTGCATGGAAGCAATGACCTCGTCCGCTGCTTCAAGCACCAATATTTTTTTTCCGGTCGTCAGCGTTACCAGCGTATCGGGCGTTTCCTCGACCGTTTCGATCAGCAGCGCGTTTATGTATAAATGACTGCCGTTTAAACGAGTTACCTCGATCATGGGACTTCCTCCTTACCCTGCCGGGGAGGCGCTGCGGCGCCTCCTAGCGGGTTACGCCTAGTGCTTCAGGTTCACAATCTCCTGCAAAATTTCGTCGGATGTCGTAATGATGCGCGAATTGGCCTGGAAGCCGCGCTGAGCCACGATCATTTCCGTAAATTCGCTTGTCAGATCGACGTTCGACATTTCCAACTGACCGGCGACGATGGCGCCCGTGCCGGCATCCGGGTCGTTGGCCGTCGTTATCTCGACCTCGCCGTCCGGATTCGCGTTCGGGGTTACGCGGTACAAATTGCCGCCTACTTTTTCCAGCCCGCCGGGGTTGACGACCTTGACAAGTCCAAGCTGCGCAATCGTCTGCGTCGTGCCGTCGGCGGCTACGCCGATAATCGAGCCGTCCTGGGCGATGGAGAACGCCTTGATCGTCGTCGGATCGACGGTGATCGGCGCGCCGCCCGAATCCAGCACGAACATGCCGTCGCTCGTCACCAGCTGGCCGGCCGCATCGAGCGTGAAATTGCCCGCGCGCGTCAAGTACGGCGTGCCGCCGTCGGCATTCGGGGCGACCGCGAAAAATCCGTCGCCGTCGATCCGGACGTCCGTCGGCACGTTCGTCGTCATGGCGCTGCCCGGCGTGTGGAGCGTATCGATCGCGGAAATCGCAACGCCGAGCCCGACCTGCTTCGCGTTGATGCCCCCCGACGTCCCTTCCACCGGGGCGGTGACTCCCGCCACGGATTGGCTGAGAATGTCCTGAAACATGACGCGGCCTGCTTTAAACCCGATTGTGTTGACGTTGGCAATATTGTTGCCGATGACATCCAGCTTGGTTTGAAATCCGCGCATACCCGAAACTCCGGAATACAACGATCTTAACATTGAAGCTGTCATCCTCCCTGAGATTAATATTGATTACCCGCTTACTGCCGCTTCCGTCGATCCGCGGCATTTCGGCTTCCTCATTCCGAGGTCCGGCCGTCCGTCATGTAACAACAACCGCGCTGTCGATCTGCGTGAACACGCCGCCATGGACCGAATGCCCGGCCATGGCCGTCACAACCGTGCGGCTGGGCACGTTGACGATCATGGCGATATCGCGGTACAGCACAAGCGAGTCTTTGGCGCCTTTCGCCTCCGCCTGATCGATTGCGCCGACGATTTTGGCCAGCGTTTCCGGCTTCAGCGCAATGCCGCGCTGGGCCATCCGCGCTTCGGCATGATGGCTGAATTTCAGCGTCGTCCGTTCGAGCGCCTCCTTGAACGTCGCGCCGTTTTCCGCCGGCTCATTCGGCCGGGGCTGCTTCCGCAGCTGCGCTCCCGGTCCGGTCAAGGCCAGCCTGCCGATCGTCAACCGGTCATTCATTTCCATTTGCCGCGTCACCGCCATCGGCGATCGAAACGATCTCGTCCAGATTCACGTCGGTGCCGCCGACTTTGGCGTATTCCGCGCCGTCTTTAATCAGAATCGAATCGACCTGGCCCGATTTCAGAACCGGCTCCCCGCCGTCCGACACGTCGTTCCATTCGATCGTCTTGCCGATCATGCTGGAGGCCATGCCGAGATTTTGCCGCAGCCGGGTCATTTCGTCCGACATGTTCATCAGCTGCTCGACCGAGGTAAACTGCGCCATCTGCGCCACAAAATCTTTATCGTCCAGGGGCTGCATCGGGTCTTGGTTTTTCAGCTGGGTAACGAGTATTTTAAGAAAATCGTCCTTTCCGAGCGACGTGTCCTTCGGTTTGGCCGCTGCGGCCTGGACATTGCCGGCTGCATAATACGGCCAAACATTTTGCGTGGATATGCCTTCTCCGGCCATTTGCGCCTCACCTCCGTTCCTCCGGGACCATCAAGATTCTGTTAAACCGTCGTATGCAGGCTTCTGCCCAGCCCCAGGTCGCGATGCGCCGCCTGCTGCGCTTCAAGCCGCTCCATATCCGCATCGAAAGCGGAAACGCCTTCCGCCGCATCGTCTTTCGGCTTGTTACGCTTGGCATGCTGCTGCTCTCTGCCCGGTTGTCCCTGCCGATCCTGGAACAGACCCTGCTGCACCTGATTCTGCGTCACGTCAAGCCGGTCGATCTGAATCCCCTGCGTTTGCAGTGCCGAACGAAGCTGCATCATCTGGGCTTCGAGCGCGTCCTTCGCCGCCGCCGTATCCGTGACGAAATGGGCCGTCAGCTGGCCGTTATGCAGCGCGATGCGCACGTCCACTTGTCCGAGCTGCTCCGGGAAGAGCGAAATGCGCGCTTCATGAACTCCGTTTGCGCCGCCGGAAACCGTAAACTGTCTGACGATCAGCTCTTGCATGGACTGCGCAAACTGCTGCGCCGGCACCGGCTGAGCGGCAGGAAGCCGGGTCGGCAAAATGGCCTTAAGCGGCTCCTGAATACCTCCGCCCGGCTGCAGAGCCGGCTCCGGATGAGCGGAACCCGGCCGCTCCGTCATGCTGAGCCGTTGTTCGGGCGTCTCTTTCTCCCGATCCTGCACAACCGCAAGCAGTCCGGCTGTCAGCGGCCGGCTGCCCAACTTTTGCAGGTGGGCGCTTGCGGCCTGCCCGGTGTGCGGCGATTGCGCCGCTTGCTGAAACGCCGCCTGAACGGCATCCGGTAAGCTGGCCGCTGTCCTGCCGGCTTCGCCTCCGCCGTCCAGCAGCTCGCTTGCGGAGACGAGCTGCTGGGCGATTGCTGCATAAGCGCTCCGGCCGGCGGCCGTTCCTTTGCTGTCCTGCACGAACGTCTTTAAATCGGCGAGCGCCTCTTGAAGCCCCGCTTTCAGGACTGCAATCTCCGGCTGCGGGCGCGCTGCGCTTAATGGCTCCGGCTGCGCCTCCTGCGTTGACGCGCCGGCTGTTAGAGCTTGCGCCTGCTGCAGCACGAGCGCATTTAATGCGGCGCTCATCCCCGCAGCGCCGTTCGGACCGGCAGGCAGTCCCAGCGGAAGCTCCGAATCGCCGCCGCTTGCCTCCGCTTGATCCGATTCCGGCATCGGCTGCAAAATCGGCGCCAGGCCGAGCAGCGACAGCAGTTGATCCATTTGAACCCATGCAGCGGACAGATCGTCCTGCTGCCGCTTCTGCTGCGTATCCTCTTTCGCATCCGCCGTTTCCAGCTTTTGCAGCAGCTTGTCAATAACCGCAAGAAGGTCGGCCGAAGACGCGTTTCCGGCGAGCAGCGGGTTCGCAAGCCCTTCCGTTTTGACATTGGCTGCGGTACCTTCCGCTGCCTGCCGAATTTCGGCGCGGCCGTTTGCTCCGCCAGCGCCGGCGCCGGCGCCTGCCGTGCCGGAAATCGTCTGCACCAGCGCCTGCCCGAACGCGTTTCCGCCTTCCGGTTTGGCCGCCTGGCCGGCGGCTGAAGCGGGCTGTGAAACGGCCGGCGAGGCGGACTGCGATATTGTCATCGGCATGTTGTTTGTTCACCTCCTTCCCCTATTCAAGAAAGCAAGCGGCTGTTATTTGCCGGCGAGCAGCTTCGATACGAGCTGCGCGGTCATGCCGTCGTTCATGTTCGACATCTCCGCGATGATGGCTGAACGCGAGGCATCGCTGACCGTGCCTAATATCCGCAATACTTTGCTCGGGCTGACATCGGCCATTTTGACCAGCAGCCCCGCCGCGCTTTTCGGGTCCATTTGCGAGAAGGTCTGGTTCAGCTGCGCCGGATCCAGCACGGTTTGCGGCTGCGCGCTTTTCGTTTCCAGCTCCTTGACCCGCGCCTGCAACGCCGCGATCTGCATGTCCTTGGCGGGCACCGCGTCCTTCAGCCGGATCGTCGCCTCCGCCGCCGTCTTCGGATTCATTTTCTCGAGAATGCTGACGCGGTCGTCGGGCCGCATTGCATTCAGCACGAGCACCGCATCTTCCATGTCCATGCTTTCCAATATGGGCGCCGCCTTGCTCGGCGTAATTTTGGCATACATATTCGCGAGCTCGGCGATTTTACTTTGGTACTGCTCGTCCGTCAGCTGCTTCTCTTCGTTGACCCGCTTCAGCTGGTCGACCTGGCCCTGCAAATCGTTAATCTGCTGCGCCTGCTGCGCAGCATCGGCCGCCGCTTTAGCCAGCGCCGCTTCCTTCGCGGTCAGAGCCGTCTGCAGCTCGCTCAGCTTCGCCGCCGTATTGGCGCCGCGAAGCGTTTCGTCGTCCGGCTGACGGCCGGCCGCCGTTTCCGGCGCGGGCAGCACCTTGTTCAGCAGCGGAATCGAGCTGCCGATTTCAAGCGCTTTGTTCCGAAGATCGTAGTTGAACAGCGTCATCAAAACGCCGAGCAGGATAAGCGTAAACAGGATCGGAGTGACGAAAAACATCACCCGCTCGAATCCGCTGTAGCTCTGCTTTTCCATTTCCATGTCCGCCATAAGGGCTCCCTCCCTAGGGCTGACGCCCTAATCGTCAATTGCGAGCCCTGATGTCAAGGGGCCGATACCGCAAACCGGACCGCCGCCATTTCATCCAGCTCACCCTGCTCCTTCGACTGCATGGCCGCCCGAAACAGCTGAAGCGCATTGTCCTTCGATTTTTGCCAAATTTGTTCATCCTTCATTTTTGTCGACAATGCGGACCGTTTCCGGTCGACTTCCCGCTCCGCCTCGCTGACGTCGGCCAGCTTGCGGGCGATACAGCCGTCCAAATAATCGACATACTGCTGCATCGTCAGCAGCTGTACCAGCGGTACGGCGGTTCCCGAAGCCTGTTGGAGCCGCGCGATCCAGGCTTCCCGTTCTTCCCTCAGCCTTCCGAGCGACGCTTCCTCCTGGCGCAGCTTGACGACTGCCGCAGTGAGCAGCCATTCGGCCTGGGTCCGCTCGCTGCCCTTCAGGTCGACGATTTTCTGATATGCATAATGAAACCCGCCCATTTGAATGATCATCTCCTGTAAAATTCGCTCACAAGCCTCTGCTGCGCTTCGGCATAGCCGACCTTTTCCGATGTCTTCTGTTTCGCGAACGACCGGATCGATTCGATCGCATCGATGGCCGCATCAATATTTTTATTCGAACCGGGCTGGTACGCCCCAATATTGATAAGGTCTTCCGAATCTTTATAAATAGATAGTAGACGCTTCAATTCACCGGCTGCATCCAGCTGTTCTTCAGGGACGATTTCGTTCATGACGCGGCTGACCGATGCAAGAATGTCGATGGCGGGAAAATGACCTTTGTTCGCCAGCGCCCGGCTCAACACGATATGACCGTCCAAAATACCGCGCACCGCATCGGCGATCGGCTCGTTCATATCGTCGCCGTCGACAAGCACCGTATAGAAAGCGGTAATCGTGCCGTGCACGCCGGTACCGGCCCGTTCGAGAAGCTTCGGCAGCGCCGCGAAAACGGACGGCGTATAGCCTCTCGTCGCCGGCGGTTCGCCGATCGCGAGTCCGACCTCGCGCAGCGCCATCGCATAACGAGTAACGGAATCCATCATGAGCATGACGTTCAAGCCGCGGTCGCGAAAATATTCGGCGATCGTCGTTGCGATCAATGCGCCCTTCATCCGGATAAGCGCCGGCTGATCCGACGTCGCGACAATCACAACCGAGCGTGCGAGGCCTTCGGGCCCCAGATCCTTTTCGATAAATTCGAGCACCTCGCGTCCGCGCTCGCCGATGAGGGCGATGACATTGACGTCGGCCGACGTGTTGCGCGCCACCATGCCGAGCAGCGTGCTTTTTCCGACCCCGGATCCGGCAAAAATGCCGACGCGCTGGCCTTGTCCGACCGTCAGCAGCCCGTCGATCGCTCTGACGCCGATGCTGAGGGGCTCTTTCACCCGCGGACGCATGAGCGGGTTGGACGGCGGGTTATGCGTCGAATAATGCGGCATCCGGCTCGGCAGAAACGAGCCGTCGAGCGGATTTCCGAGCCCGTCCAGCACTTTGCCGAGCAGCTCGGTTCCAACCTGCACGGTCAGCGGCTTGCCCGTGCCGACAACGTCGCATCCGGGGCCGATCGCGTTCAGATCGCCGAGCGGCATCAGAATCACTTTATTGTTGCGGAAGCCGACGACTTCGGCATGAAGCGGCTTTGCCGATTTGACAGGGTAGATATAACAGACCTCGCCGATATTGGCGTCGGGCCCTTCGGACTCGACGGTAAGCCCGATCACCTGCGTGACCTTGCCGTTGACACGAACGGGATCCATGCGCCGAAGCTGCTCGATATATTTGTGCGGATCCGGTTTAACGGCCTTCATCGGACTGCTCACGCCCTTCGGTTACCATCGCGAGCTGGACAAGCTCCTTTTTCAGCTCCGCCAGCTGCGTATCAATCCGGGCATCGATGCTGCCGAACGCGGACCGGATAACGCAGCCGAACGGCTTGACAGTCGCGTCGGGAACGATTTGCAGCTCGGCCTGCGAATCGATCGCAAGGCTGAGCTCGTCTCTCGCCGCCTGGATAAAAGCCAGCTGCTGGGGGGCGACGCACAGGGTAATCACGCCTTGTTCCCGACGGCGTTCGAGCGTTTTGCGAATGAGCTCAAGCGTCCATTCGGGTGCAATCGTGAGCTGCCTGCAGATAATTTTCTCGGCGATCGCCGTGCTCAGCTCGGCCAGAAACGGCTCGGCTTCTCCGATGATTTGCTCTTTCATCGCATAAGCGGAATCCAGAATCGACTTCGCTTCGGCGAGCATCGATTCCCACTTGGACCGCGATTCGGCTTCAGCCTGCTGCAAGCCTTCGTTGTAGCCGAGCTCATAGCCGTCCCGGCGAACCTGATCCATATGGAGCAAATCCTGTTCGCGGCGCTCCTCCCACCAGGCGTCGATTTGCGCTTTTGCTTCGCTAAGCATCGCTTCGGCCTGCTCTTTCGTTTCCTGGAGCCGCTGATTGGCGATATACTCGGCGTCGTTCAAAATTTGGTCGCGCAGCAGGATCGTTTCCCGGTCGGGCCGGGCCGGCTCTTCGGGAGCTGCGGCTTTTGCTTTGAAAGCATGCTTATTAAACCATTCGAGCTTCTTCAAATCGTCGACCGAGACGACATGAGTGGATTTGTACAGCCGGCTAGACAATGATATCGTCACCTCCGCCGCGGGCAATAATGATTTCGCCGGCTTCCTCCAGCCTGCGAATCGTCGCTACGATGCGGGTTTGCGCCTCTTCGACGTCACGCAGCCGGACAGGGCCCATAAATTCCATTTCTTCTTTGAACGTGTCCGACATGCGCTTGGACATATTGCGGAATATCGCTTCTCGCACTTCGTCGCTGGCCACTTTAAGCGCAAGCTGAAGATCGGCGTTCTCGATATCGCGAATAATCCGCTGAATGGAACGGTTGTCGACGTTGACGATATCCTCGAAGACGAACATCCGCTTCTTGATTTCCTCGGCCAGCTCCGGGTCCTGGATTTCCAACGCGTCGAGGATCGTGCGCTCCGTGCCGCGGTCGACCCCGTTCAAAATTTGCACGATCGATTCAATTCCGCCTGCGCTGGTGTAGTCCTGCGTAACGGTAGCCGACAGCTTCTGCTCCAGCACGCGCTCGACCTGCGAGATGACTTCCGGCGACGTGCTGTCCATCAGCGCGACTCTGCGCGCGACTTCGGCCTGCTTTTCCTGCGGAAGCGAGGATAAAATCGCCGACGCCTGATCGGACTGCAAGTACGAAAGCACCAGCGCGATGGTCTGCGAGTTTTCGTTCTGGATGAAGTTCAAAATCTGGCTGGCGTCCGCTTTGCGGGCAAAATCGAACGGCCTCACCTGGAGCGTTGCCGTCAGCCGGTTGATCACTTCCATCGCTTTCGTCTCGCCGAGCGCCTTCTCCAATATTTCTTTGGCGTATGTAATGCCGCCCTGCGAAATATATTCCTGTGCAAGGCAGATTTGGTGAAACTCGCTTAAGATTTGGTCCTTGTCGCCGCTGTCGACCTTCCGGACATTGGCGATTTCGAGCGTCAGCTGTTCGATTTCGTCATCTCTCAAATGTTTAAAGATTTGGGCTGAAACTTCAGGGCCGAGCGAAATGAGCAATATCGCCGCTTTCTGGCGGCCGCTGAAACCTTGTGAGACTTTCGCCACCCTTTTTGTCACCTCTATTCATCAACGAGCCAAGTCCGGAGCAGATTGACAAACTCGTCCGGCTTCCGTTTTGCCAGCGTCTCGAGCTGTTTGCGTACCTGGGTCTCGTCGTTTACGCTCTCGAGATCGATGGTCGGGTATTCCAATTTGGCGGGCAGGTCCGCTTCC
This genomic window from Paenibacillus humicola contains:
- the fliM gene encoding flagellar motor switch protein FliM codes for the protein MVDVLSQNEIDALLAALSSGEMDAEELKKEETQRKIRSYEFKRAVRFSKDHIRSLTRIHENFARYLTTYFSAQLRTFVQINVVQVEQLPYDEFIRSIPKMTILNIFEAEPLEGRMVLEVHPNVAFAMVDRMLGGQGTAPSKINALTEIETMIMERIFSRAFESLQEAWKTIIDISPRLEALETNPQFMQIVSPNETIALISLSTKIGDTTGMINLCIPHVVIEPVMPRLSVHHWFVSQKKTRAPEEMEVLKQRVSKAKLQVVCELGQSSITIREFLGLSAGDVIALNKPIGSGLDIKVGDKLKYIGSPGSVKERMAVQIDEVVSEGVEEDYDE
- a CDS encoding magnesium transporter MgtE N-terminal domain-containing protein — its product is MADMEMEKQSYSGFERVMFFVTPILFTLILLGVLMTLFNYDLRNKALEIGSSIPLLNKVLPAPETAAGRQPDDETLRGANTAAKLSELQTALTAKEAALAKAAADAAQQAQQINDLQGQVDQLKRVNEEKQLTDEQYQSKIAELANMYAKITPSKAAPILESMDMEDAVLVLNAMRPDDRVSILEKMNPKTAAEATIRLKDAVPAKDMQIAALQARVKELETKSAQPQTVLDPAQLNQTFSQMDPKSAAGLLVKMADVSPSKVLRILGTVSDASRSAIIAEMSNMNDGMTAQLVSKLLAGK
- a CDS encoding flagellar FlbD family protein; its protein translation is MIEVTRLNGSHLYINALLIETVEETPDTLVTLTTGKKILVLEAADEVIASMQRYLRTIGVYAASSKSGETEEQSS
- the fliI gene encoding flagellar protein export ATPase FliI; the encoded protein is MKAVKPDPHKYIEQLRRMDPVRVNGKVTQVIGLTVESEGPDANIGEVCYIYPVKSAKPLHAEVVGFRNNKVILMPLGDLNAIGPGCDVVGTGKPLTVQVGTELLGKVLDGLGNPLDGSFLPSRMPHYSTHNPPSNPLMRPRVKEPLSIGVRAIDGLLTVGQGQRVGIFAGSGVGKSTLLGMVARNTSADVNVIALIGERGREVLEFIEKDLGPEGLARSVVIVATSDQPALIRMKGALIATTIAEYFRDRGLNVMLMMDSVTRYAMALREVGLAIGEPPATRGYTPSVFAALPKLLERAGTGVHGTITAFYTVLVDGDDMNEPIADAVRGILDGHIVLSRALANKGHFPAIDILASVSRVMNEIVPEEQLDAAGELKRLLSIYKDSEDLINIGAYQPGSNKNIDAAIDAIESIRSFAKQKTSEKVGYAEAQQRLVSEFYRR
- a CDS encoding flagellar hook-length control protein FliK, whose product is MPMTISQSASPAVSQPASAAGQAAKPEGGNAFGQALVQTISGTAGAGAGAGGANGRAEIRQAAEGTAANVKTEGLANPLLAGNASSADLLAVIDKLLQKLETADAKEDTQQKRQQDDLSAAWVQMDQLLSLLGLAPILQPMPESDQAEASGGDSELPLGLPAGPNGAAGMSAALNALVLQQAQALTAGASTQEAQPEPLSAARPQPEIAVLKAGLQEALADLKTFVQDSKGTAAGRSAYAAIAQQLVSASELLDGGGEAGRTAASLPDAVQAAFQQAAQSPHTGQAASAHLQKLGSRPLTAGLLAVVQDREKETPEQRLSMTERPGSAHPEPALQPGGGIQEPLKAILPTRLPAAQPVPAQQFAQSMQELIVRQFTVSGGANGVHEARISLFPEQLGQVDVRIALHNGQLTAHFVTDTAAAKDALEAQMMQLRSALQTQGIQIDRLDVTQNQVQQGLFQDRQGQPGREQQHAKRNKPKDDAAEGVSAFDADMERLEAQQAAHRDLGLGRSLHTTV
- a CDS encoding flagellar hook capping FlgD N-terminal domain-containing protein, giving the protein MAGEGISTQNVWPYYAAGNVQAAAAKPKDTSLGKDDFLKILVTQLKNQDPMQPLDDKDFVAQMAQFTSVEQLMNMSDEMTRLRQNLGMASSMIGKTIEWNDVSDGGEPVLKSGQVDSILIKDGAEYAKVGGTDVNLDEIVSIADGGDAANGNE
- the fliJ gene encoding flagellar export protein FliJ gives rise to the protein MGGFHYAYQKIVDLKGSERTQAEWLLTAAVVKLRQEEASLGRLREEREAWIARLQQASGTAVPLVQLLTMQQYVDYLDGCIARKLADVSEAEREVDRKRSALSTKMKDEQIWQKSKDNALQLFRAAMQSKEQGELDEMAAVRFAVSAP
- a CDS encoding TIGR02530 family flagellar biosynthesis protein; translated protein: MEMNDRLTIGRLALTGPGAQLRKQPRPNEPAENGATFKEALERTTLKFSHHAEARMAQRGIALKPETLAKIVGAIDQAEAKGAKDSLVLYRDIAMIVNVPSRTVVTAMAGHSVHGGVFTQIDSAVVVT
- a CDS encoding flagellar basal body-associated FliL family protein, which gives rise to MRRMLPWLMTILLAITLIAVVAVILYKSMLGGDDPKNAADKAAGEAASVKAEQLSADERVALTSELSDIKTNLADTDYIAVLSLAFQLDKKSTKADFDKIKDIQITPIILRTLADLKPEDIKGSHGQDELCAKLLNLINPVLTDGGKLVNVELTNLIVTPL
- the fliY gene encoding flagellar motor switch phosphatase FliY, which codes for MTSKDYLSQEEIDALLRQSSDEAGKPQGQDMLSDFLSPIEQDALGEIGNITFGSAATALSTLLGKKVDITTPTVSLIHRKELDEEFPRPHVAVSVRYVDGFQGINSLVIKTQDAQIIADLMLGGEGVPGDSELNEIHISAVQEAMNQMMGSSATSMSTIFNRFVNISPPGIDILNVTNGEGVDSLPPDDKFIKISFRLKIGDLIDSTIMQLLPISFAKEMVATLMGGAADPAPEPAPAAAAPAPAAEAPPYAAPEPMPAAPYTPPAQSYDAQPQHMAPPQYAVPPHAAAAPTAGYAGPQTYGGLPGRGVSVQPVQFANFQGAPYVQADDSNLNLLLDIPLKVTVELGRTQKQIKDILELSQGSIIELDKLAGEPVDILVNNKLIAKGEVVVIDENFGVRVTDIVSQWDRIQKLQ
- a CDS encoding FliH/SctL family protein, with translation MSSRLYKSTHVVSVDDLKKLEWFNKHAFKAKAAAPEEPARPDRETILLRDQILNDAEYIANQRLQETKEQAEAMLSEAKAQIDAWWEERREQDLLHMDQVRRDGYELGYNEGLQQAEAESRSKWESMLAEAKSILDSAYAMKEQIIGEAEPFLAELSTAIAEKIICRQLTIAPEWTLELIRKTLERRREQGVITLCVAPQQLAFIQAARDELSLAIDSQAELQIVPDATVKPFGCVIRSAFGSIDARIDTQLAELKKELVQLAMVTEGREQSDEGR
- the fliG gene encoding flagellar motor switch protein FliG, which codes for MAKVSQGFSGRQKAAILLISLGPEVSAQIFKHLRDDEIEQLTLEIANVRKVDSGDKDQILSEFHQICLAQEYISQGGITYAKEILEKALGETKAMEVINRLTATLQVRPFDFARKADASQILNFIQNENSQTIALVLSYLQSDQASAILSSLPQEKQAEVARRVALMDSTSPEVISQVERVLEQKLSATVTQDYTSAGGIESIVQILNGVDRGTERTILDALEIQDPELAEEIKKRMFVFEDIVNVDNRSIQRIIRDIENADLQLALKVASDEVREAIFRNMSKRMSDTFKEEMEFMGPVRLRDVEEAQTRIVATIRRLEEAGEIIIARGGGDDIIV
- the flgG gene encoding flagellar basal body rod protein FlgG, with the protein product MLRSLYSGVSGMRGFQTKLDVIGNNIANVNTIGFKAGRVMFQDILSQSVAGVTAPVEGTSGGINAKQVGLGVAISAIDTLHTPGSAMTTNVPTDVRIDGDGFFAVAPNADGGTPYLTRAGNFTLDAAGQLVTSDGMFVLDSGGAPITVDPTTIKAFSIAQDGSIIGVAADGTTQTIAQLGLVKVVNPGGLEKVGGNLYRVTPNANPDGEVEITTANDPDAGTGAIVAGQLEMSNVDLTSEFTEMIVAQRGFQANSRIITTSDEILQEIVNLKH